TGCAATTACTGGAACACCTTCAGTTTCGAGTTTTTCATAGGTTAGTGGAAGATCCAGAATCGCTTTAGCACCTGCAGCTATAACAGTTACTGGCGTTCTTCCTAATTCAGAAATATCGGCAGATATATCAAAGGTATTATTGCCACCTCGATGAACTCCCCCAATCCCGCCTGTTACAAAAAACTTAATTCCAGCTCTTGCTGCAATAGCCATCGTTCCAGCGACAGTCGTTGCACCATATTTACCCATAGATGTAACCCAGGCCAGATCCCTTCTGCTGACCTTTTTAACCTCCTGATCAGTTTCAGCCAACTCCTTAATCTCATCTCTACTTAATCCTACTTTTATTTTACCATCAATTATTGCAATTGTGGCCGGTTCAGCACCAATTTCTCTTATAATTTCTTCAATCTCTAAAGCAGTTTCAACATTCTCCGGATAGGGCATCCCATGGGTAATGATTGTTGATTCTAAAGCCACAACCGGTTTATGTTGATATTTCGATTCCTCTATTCTTGGAGCAATTTTAATTAATTCAGACATAATTATAATACACCTCTTTCCTTTAGCCTCTCTAAACTATCTTTTCTAACTGTGTCATCAGCAATAATATTTATACTCGCCATTTCCTGACCTATTCTAACTGATTCTCTGATAGATTTTGATCGACTTAAACCATAAATAATACCAGCATTTAAAGCATCACCGGCACCAGTAGTCTCTATTATTTTATCACTTAAATCGACCGCAGATTCCCAGAAGTTTTGCTCAGGGCCTGAATATATAATCCCTTCTGCCCCTAATGTGATTATTAATTCAGTTTTAGAGCTAACTCTCTTTCGATTATTATCTATTAAGTCTAATAGCTCTCTATTTTCATTCTTTGAAATCAATAATTCTGTCTCTGAAGAATCTATATCATATAAATAGCAAAATTCCATTAAGTTTGGAGTTATAATATCAATCTCATCCAATCTATTTTTAATCTTACTGGATTTCTCAATTGATACAGGGTCTATAATTATTTTACCAGAAAAATTTCTATTAAGCATCCAGGAAATAATATCTCTATTTAAGTTAGTATCAATAAATATCCAGTCTGCCTGTTCTAAAACTTTCAGGTTTTTCTTTAAATAATCTCTATCAATTCCATTAATAATCTCCATAGAATTTACAGCACCAACCAGTTCACCTTTTTGGTCGATAACAGCAAGGTATGTTCCAGTTGAATAAACCTCCATTGTTCTTATATATTCAAGATTAACTCCACATTTTCCTGTATCAGAAATTAATTTTTCTCCTCTATAATCATTACCTATTGCCGATAATAATGTTACCTGACAGCCTAAGTTCCCCAGGTTAGCGGCGACATTTCTTCC
This portion of the Halonatronomonas betaini genome encodes:
- a CDS encoding pseudouridine-5'-phosphate glycosidase, with amino-acid sequence MSELIKIAPRIEESKYQHKPVVALESTIITHGMPYPENVETALEIEEIIREIGAEPATIAIIDGKIKVGLSRDEIKELAETDQEVKKVSRRDLAWVTSMGKYGATTVAGTMAIAARAGIKFFVTGGIGGVHRGGNNTFDISADISELGRTPVTVIAAGAKAILDLPLTYEKLETEGVPVIAYRTDEIPAFYSRISGIKAPIRLDTARDIAKLVAAQESLEIDNGILVTNPIPEKDEIPADEINPEIIRAVKEAEDKGISGKDITPFLLDRIKEITEGRSLEANISLVKNNARLGAEVALAHKQFLAAGYQL
- a CDS encoding carbohydrate kinase family protein encodes the protein MLNDPKIVVVGGANIDIKGYSANTFQHGSSNSGIIKESSGGVGRNVAANLGNLGCQVTLLSAIGNDYRGEKLISDTGKCGVNLEYIRTMEVYSTGTYLAVIDQKGELVGAVNSMEIINGIDRDYLKKNLKVLEQADWIFIDTNLNRDIISWMLNRNFSGKIIIDPVSIEKSSKIKNRLDEIDIITPNLMEFCYLYDIDSSETELLISKNENRELLDLIDNNRKRVSSKTELIITLGAEGIIYSGPEQNFWESAVDLSDKIIETTGAGDALNAGIIYGLSRSKSIRESVRIGQEMASINIIADDTVRKDSLERLKERGVL